A region from the Fundulus heteroclitus isolate FHET01 chromosome 22, MU-UCD_Fhet_4.1, whole genome shotgun sequence genome encodes:
- the gpr155b gene encoding integral membrane protein GPR155 isoform X2 codes for METPNSYVFIHGKNISHSTLGGSAAGPHMSIDKLFPALLECFGIILCGYIAGRADIITEGQAKGLGNFVSKFALPALLFKNMVLLDFGDVIWAFLWSVLVAKVTVFVLVCVLTLMVANPDSRYSKAGLYAIFATQSNDFALGYPIVDALYRSTYPEYLQYIYLVAPVSLMLLNPIGLALCEVQRWRQASHPHHSSLSILGIVVLQVLKNPIVFMVIVGIISHFVLGEQIPAVLSEFIDGLANSFGGAALFYLGLTMVGQLRKLTRDTGVALILLITAKLLVMPLVCKDMVDILDVGVNSTSPNHTSLSNFAFLYGVFPTAPSVAIYAGHYNMELEVVTSGMVISTFLSAPIMYVSAWLLTIPLMDPTPLVAELENVSFNISIVSLIGLVWTIAVMLLSRKFNQLPHLFALNLFLAQFLVCVSMILWNFLVKQEDNLLSKIITFTLLYGSLYSTYIWTGLIPLCLALTSRDDLLRLRPGVFMALGWGVPFLMVGVLLISGERTENIDSAFFYGRAQIISSAGVLAVSLALGAISLMGLSQGDREQIGYEALSQAAVTSINDELRAPGGLEDQQQPQQQTDMTNSPTCSINSDFHISPLQAIPDMIASTQREHPNSTGHSGALCDRQQPCSSASEQPLDLPPPGLQSTDDKQTVRHVLLCLLLSVSLLANLSSCLWWLFNKDPGRLYLELQFFCAVANYGQGFLSFGIFGLDRHLIIVPFKKRFLGLWHGRDGEDLSPSAVPEEVRLTCTQFVRYHKDQCVQDIVHTRRSGGVTREESEVGRCLSHHPQYLNTNPYVQEQRPNDSQNRHKNDNPEESRNRASLPSCMEAQDERQGYISTLDGHDEEISQHDLGTRPPQGPPEGVFRGSDLVVWLTERGLCAGRAEARLYGLRLQQGGVLTHLTGQQGFRDEPTLFYHFTQEERWSRST; via the exons ATGGAGACTCCCAACAGCTATGTGTTCATCCACGGGAAGAACATCTCCCACAGCACCCTGGGAGGCTCCGCTGCGGGGCCCCACATGTCCATCGACAAGCTGTTCCCGGCTCTTCTCGAGTGCTTCGGCATCATACTGTGTGGTTACATCGCTGGACG GGCTGACATAATCACAGAGGGCCAGGCAAAGGGTTTGGGGAACTTTGTCTCTAAATTTGCCCTCCCAGCTTTGCTCTTTAAAAACATGGTGCTGCTGGACTTTGGAGACGTAATTTGGGCCTTTCTTTGGAGCGTCCTGGTGGCCAAG GTTACGGTGTTTGTGCTGGTGTGTGTGCTGACGCTGATGGTGGCCAATCCAGACAGTCGATACAGCAAGGCTGGACTGTATGCCATCTTTGCTACTCAGAGTAACGACTTTGCCTTGGGATACCCAATAG TCGACGCTTTGTATCGAAGCACGTATCCAGAATACCTCCAGTACATCTACCTGGTTGCCCCTGTTTCCCTCATGCTCCTCAATCCAATCGGCCTTGCTCTCTGCGAGGTGCAGAGGTGGAGGCAGGCCAGCCACCCACACCACAGTAGTCTCAGCATCCTGGGAATTGTAGTTTTGCAG GTGTTGAAGAACCCGATAGTGTTCATGGTGATAGTGGGAATCATCTCCCATTTTGTCCTGGGAGAACAGATCCCCGCCGTGCTGTCTGAGTTTATAGACGGCCTGGCCAACTCTTTTGGAGGAGCAGCGTTGTTTTACCTCGGACTCACTATG GTCGGCCAGCTCAGAAAACTAACCAGAGACACTGGAGTTGCCCTCATTCTCCTCATCACAGCCAAACT CCTGGTGATGCCATTGGTCTGCAAAGACATGGTGGACATTCTGGACGTCGGGGTGAACAGCACAAGCCCGAACCACACTAGTTTGTCCAACTTTGCTTTTCTCTACGGAGTCTTCCCGACCGCGCCAAGCGTAGCCATCTATGCTGGTCATTATAACATGGAGCTGGAGGTG GTGACATCAGGGATGGTAATCAGCACGTTCTTGTCGGCACCAATCATGTACGTGTCCGCCTGGTTGTTGACAATCCCCTTAATGGACCCGACCCCCCTCGTGGCAGAGCTGGAGAACGTCAGCTTCAACATCAGCATCGTCAGCCTTATAGGACTG GTGTGGACTATCGCTGTGATGTTGCTTAGCAGGAAATTTAACCAACTCCCTCATCTATTTGCATTAAACCTTTTCCTGGCTCAG TTTTTAGTGTGCGTTAGTATGATCCTGTGGAACTTCCTGGTGAAACAAGAAGATAACCTTCTCAGTAAAATTATCACATTCACTCTGTTGTACGGGTCTCTGTACAGCACATACATCTGGACAG GTTTAATCCCTCTCTGTCTGGCTCTGACTAGCAGAGATGATCTGCTCAGACTCAGACCAGGAGTCTTTATGGCTTTGGGCTGGGG gGTTCCCTTCCTGATGGTTGGAGTTCTTCTGATTTCAGGGGAAAGGACGGAAAACATTGACTCTGCTTTCTTCTATGGCAGAGCTCAG ATAATCAGCTCTGCTGGGGTCCTCGCTGTAAGCCTGGCCCTCGGGGCCATTTCTCTGATGGGTCTGAGCCAGGGAGACCGGGAGCAGATTGGCTACGAAGCTCTGAGCCAAGCTGCTGTCACCAGCATCAATGATGAACTGAGGGCCCCTGGTGGCCTGGAGGATCAACAACAACCGCAGCAACAGACAGACATGACAAATTCCCCCACTTGCAGCATCAACTCAG ATTTCCACATTTCTCCTCTCCAGGCCATACCTGACATGATAGCGAGCACTCAGAGGGAGCACCCAAACAGCACAG GCCACAGTGGGGCGCTGTGTGACAGGCAGCAGCCCTGTTCGTCGGCCTCGGAGCAGCCACTGGATCTGCCGCCACCAGGCCTTCAGAGCACTGATGATAAACAGACTGTGAGACACGTTTTGCTCTGTCTGCTGCTCAGCGTCAGCCTGCTGGCG AATCTGTCCAGCTGTCTTTGGTGGTTGTTCAACAAGGATCCAGGCCGACTTTACCTGGAACTGCAGTTTTTCTGTGCTGTAGCCAACTATGGGCAG GGTTTCCTTTCGTTCGGAATATTTGGTCTGGACAGACACCTGATCATTGTGCCGTTCAAGAAGAG GTTTCTCGGCCTGTGGCACGGCAGGGACGGAGAGGATCTGAGTCCGTCTGCCGTCCCTGAGGAGGTCCGACTCACCTGTACCCAGTTTGTCCGCTACCACAAAGACCAGTGCGTGCAAGACATAGTACACACTCGCAG GTCTGGAGGAGTGACACGGGAGGAGAGTGAAGTTGGACGTTGCCTTTCCCATCATCCCCAGTACTTAAACACAAACCCTTATGTTCAGGAGCAGAGACCTAACGACTCACAGAACCGGCACAAAAATGACAATCCAGAAGAATCGCGCAACCGGGCCTCGCTTCCTTCCTGCATGGAGGCTCAGGATGAACGCCAAGGATACATTTCTACCCTTGATGGACACGATGAGGAGATCTCTCAGCATGATCTTGGTACAAGACCTCCCCAGGGGCCCCCTGAAGGTGTCTTTCGGGGTAGCGACTTAGTGGTCTGGCTAACGGAGCGAGGTCTATGCGCTGGACGAGCCGAGGCCAGACTTTACGGCCTTCGTCTTCAGCAGGGAGGAGTGCTGACCCACCTGACCGGCCAGCAGGGCTTCAGGGACGAGCCCACTCTGTTTTACCACTTCACACAGGAGGAGAGGTGGTCCAGGAGCACGTGA
- the gpr155b gene encoding integral membrane protein GPR155 isoform X1, translating to METPNSYVFIHGKNISHSTLGGSAAGPHMSIDKLFPALLECFGIILCGYIAGRADIITEGQAKGLGNFVSKFALPALLFKNMVLLDFGDVIWAFLWSVLVAKVTVFVLVCVLTLMVANPDSRYSKAGLYAIFATQSNDFALGYPIVDALYRSTYPEYLQYIYLVAPVSLMLLNPIGLALCEVQRWRQASHPHHSSLSILGIVVLQVLKNPIVFMVIVGIISHFVLGEQIPAVLSEFIDGLANSFGGAALFYLGLTMVGQLRKLTRDTGVALILLITAKLLVMPLVCKDMVDILDVGVNSTSPNHTSLSNFAFLYGVFPTAPSVAIYAGHYNMELEVVTSGMVISTFLSAPIMYVSAWLLTIPLMDPTPLVAELENVSFNISIVSLIGLVWTIAVMLLSRKFNQLPHLFALNLFLAQFLVCVSMILWNFLVKQEDNLLSKIITFTLLYGSLYSTYIWTGLIPLCLALTSRDDLLRLRPGVFMALGWGVPFLMVGVLLISGERTENIDSAFFYGRAQIISSAGVLAVSLALGAISLMGLSQGDREQIGYEALSQAAVTSINDELRAPGGLEDQQQPQQQTDMTNSPTCSINSADFHISPLQAIPDMIASTQREHPNSTGHSGALCDRQQPCSSASEQPLDLPPPGLQSTDDKQTVRHVLLCLLLSVSLLANLSSCLWWLFNKDPGRLYLELQFFCAVANYGQGFLSFGIFGLDRHLIIVPFKKRFLGLWHGRDGEDLSPSAVPEEVRLTCTQFVRYHKDQCVQDIVHTRRSGGVTREESEVGRCLSHHPQYLNTNPYVQEQRPNDSQNRHKNDNPEESRNRASLPSCMEAQDERQGYISTLDGHDEEISQHDLGTRPPQGPPEGVFRGSDLVVWLTERGLCAGRAEARLYGLRLQQGGVLTHLTGQQGFRDEPTLFYHFTQEERWSRST from the exons ATGGAGACTCCCAACAGCTATGTGTTCATCCACGGGAAGAACATCTCCCACAGCACCCTGGGAGGCTCCGCTGCGGGGCCCCACATGTCCATCGACAAGCTGTTCCCGGCTCTTCTCGAGTGCTTCGGCATCATACTGTGTGGTTACATCGCTGGACG GGCTGACATAATCACAGAGGGCCAGGCAAAGGGTTTGGGGAACTTTGTCTCTAAATTTGCCCTCCCAGCTTTGCTCTTTAAAAACATGGTGCTGCTGGACTTTGGAGACGTAATTTGGGCCTTTCTTTGGAGCGTCCTGGTGGCCAAG GTTACGGTGTTTGTGCTGGTGTGTGTGCTGACGCTGATGGTGGCCAATCCAGACAGTCGATACAGCAAGGCTGGACTGTATGCCATCTTTGCTACTCAGAGTAACGACTTTGCCTTGGGATACCCAATAG TCGACGCTTTGTATCGAAGCACGTATCCAGAATACCTCCAGTACATCTACCTGGTTGCCCCTGTTTCCCTCATGCTCCTCAATCCAATCGGCCTTGCTCTCTGCGAGGTGCAGAGGTGGAGGCAGGCCAGCCACCCACACCACAGTAGTCTCAGCATCCTGGGAATTGTAGTTTTGCAG GTGTTGAAGAACCCGATAGTGTTCATGGTGATAGTGGGAATCATCTCCCATTTTGTCCTGGGAGAACAGATCCCCGCCGTGCTGTCTGAGTTTATAGACGGCCTGGCCAACTCTTTTGGAGGAGCAGCGTTGTTTTACCTCGGACTCACTATG GTCGGCCAGCTCAGAAAACTAACCAGAGACACTGGAGTTGCCCTCATTCTCCTCATCACAGCCAAACT CCTGGTGATGCCATTGGTCTGCAAAGACATGGTGGACATTCTGGACGTCGGGGTGAACAGCACAAGCCCGAACCACACTAGTTTGTCCAACTTTGCTTTTCTCTACGGAGTCTTCCCGACCGCGCCAAGCGTAGCCATCTATGCTGGTCATTATAACATGGAGCTGGAGGTG GTGACATCAGGGATGGTAATCAGCACGTTCTTGTCGGCACCAATCATGTACGTGTCCGCCTGGTTGTTGACAATCCCCTTAATGGACCCGACCCCCCTCGTGGCAGAGCTGGAGAACGTCAGCTTCAACATCAGCATCGTCAGCCTTATAGGACTG GTGTGGACTATCGCTGTGATGTTGCTTAGCAGGAAATTTAACCAACTCCCTCATCTATTTGCATTAAACCTTTTCCTGGCTCAG TTTTTAGTGTGCGTTAGTATGATCCTGTGGAACTTCCTGGTGAAACAAGAAGATAACCTTCTCAGTAAAATTATCACATTCACTCTGTTGTACGGGTCTCTGTACAGCACATACATCTGGACAG GTTTAATCCCTCTCTGTCTGGCTCTGACTAGCAGAGATGATCTGCTCAGACTCAGACCAGGAGTCTTTATGGCTTTGGGCTGGGG gGTTCCCTTCCTGATGGTTGGAGTTCTTCTGATTTCAGGGGAAAGGACGGAAAACATTGACTCTGCTTTCTTCTATGGCAGAGCTCAG ATAATCAGCTCTGCTGGGGTCCTCGCTGTAAGCCTGGCCCTCGGGGCCATTTCTCTGATGGGTCTGAGCCAGGGAGACCGGGAGCAGATTGGCTACGAAGCTCTGAGCCAAGCTGCTGTCACCAGCATCAATGATGAACTGAGGGCCCCTGGTGGCCTGGAGGATCAACAACAACCGCAGCAACAGACAGACATGACAAATTCCCCCACTTGCAGCATCAACTCAG CAGATTTCCACATTTCTCCTCTCCAGGCCATACCTGACATGATAGCGAGCACTCAGAGGGAGCACCCAAACAGCACAG GCCACAGTGGGGCGCTGTGTGACAGGCAGCAGCCCTGTTCGTCGGCCTCGGAGCAGCCACTGGATCTGCCGCCACCAGGCCTTCAGAGCACTGATGATAAACAGACTGTGAGACACGTTTTGCTCTGTCTGCTGCTCAGCGTCAGCCTGCTGGCG AATCTGTCCAGCTGTCTTTGGTGGTTGTTCAACAAGGATCCAGGCCGACTTTACCTGGAACTGCAGTTTTTCTGTGCTGTAGCCAACTATGGGCAG GGTTTCCTTTCGTTCGGAATATTTGGTCTGGACAGACACCTGATCATTGTGCCGTTCAAGAAGAG GTTTCTCGGCCTGTGGCACGGCAGGGACGGAGAGGATCTGAGTCCGTCTGCCGTCCCTGAGGAGGTCCGACTCACCTGTACCCAGTTTGTCCGCTACCACAAAGACCAGTGCGTGCAAGACATAGTACACACTCGCAG GTCTGGAGGAGTGACACGGGAGGAGAGTGAAGTTGGACGTTGCCTTTCCCATCATCCCCAGTACTTAAACACAAACCCTTATGTTCAGGAGCAGAGACCTAACGACTCACAGAACCGGCACAAAAATGACAATCCAGAAGAATCGCGCAACCGGGCCTCGCTTCCTTCCTGCATGGAGGCTCAGGATGAACGCCAAGGATACATTTCTACCCTTGATGGACACGATGAGGAGATCTCTCAGCATGATCTTGGTACAAGACCTCCCCAGGGGCCCCCTGAAGGTGTCTTTCGGGGTAGCGACTTAGTGGTCTGGCTAACGGAGCGAGGTCTATGCGCTGGACGAGCCGAGGCCAGACTTTACGGCCTTCGTCTTCAGCAGGGAGGAGTGCTGACCCACCTGACCGGCCAGCAGGGCTTCAGGGACGAGCCCACTCTGTTTTACCACTTCACACAGGAGGAGAGGTGGTCCAGGAGCACGTGA
- the gpr155b gene encoding integral membrane protein GPR155 isoform X3, producing the protein METPNSYVFIHGKNISHSTLGGSAAGPHMSIDKLFPALLECFGIILCGYIAGRADIITEGQAKGLGNFVSKFALPALLFKNMVLLDFGDVIWAFLWSVLVAKVTVFVLVCVLTLMVANPDSRYSKAGLYAIFATQSNDFALGYPIVDALYRSTYPEYLQYIYLVAPVSLMLLNPIGLALCEVQRWRQASHPHHSSLSILGIVVLQVLKNPIVFMVIVGIISHFVLGEQIPAVLSEFIDGLANSFGGAALFYLGLTMVGQLRKLTRDTGVALILLITAKLLVMPLVCKDMVDILDVGVNSTSPNHTSLSNFAFLYGVFPTAPSVAIYAGHYNMELEVVTSGMVISTFLSAPIMYVSAWLLTIPLMDPTPLVAELENVSFNISIVSLIGLVWTIAVMLLSRKFNQLPHLFALNLFLAQFLVCVSMILWNFLVKQEDNLLSKIITFTLLYGSLYSTYIWTGLIPLCLALTSRDDLLRLRPGVFMALGWGVPFLMVGVLLISGERTENIDSAFFYGRAQIISSAGVLAVSLALGAISLMGLSQGDREQIGYEALSQAAVTSINDELRAPGGLEDQQQPQQQTDMTNSPTCSINSADFHISPLQAIPDMIASTQREHPNSTGHSGALCDRQQPCSSASEQPLDLPPPGLQSTDDKQTVRHVLLCLLLSVSLLANLSSCLWWLFNKDPGRLYLELQFFCAVANYGQGFLSFGIFGLDRHLIIVPFKKRFLGLWHGRDGEDLSPSAVPEEVRLTCTQFVRYHKDQCVQDIVHTRSGSGESVNALAGESFL; encoded by the exons ATGGAGACTCCCAACAGCTATGTGTTCATCCACGGGAAGAACATCTCCCACAGCACCCTGGGAGGCTCCGCTGCGGGGCCCCACATGTCCATCGACAAGCTGTTCCCGGCTCTTCTCGAGTGCTTCGGCATCATACTGTGTGGTTACATCGCTGGACG GGCTGACATAATCACAGAGGGCCAGGCAAAGGGTTTGGGGAACTTTGTCTCTAAATTTGCCCTCCCAGCTTTGCTCTTTAAAAACATGGTGCTGCTGGACTTTGGAGACGTAATTTGGGCCTTTCTTTGGAGCGTCCTGGTGGCCAAG GTTACGGTGTTTGTGCTGGTGTGTGTGCTGACGCTGATGGTGGCCAATCCAGACAGTCGATACAGCAAGGCTGGACTGTATGCCATCTTTGCTACTCAGAGTAACGACTTTGCCTTGGGATACCCAATAG TCGACGCTTTGTATCGAAGCACGTATCCAGAATACCTCCAGTACATCTACCTGGTTGCCCCTGTTTCCCTCATGCTCCTCAATCCAATCGGCCTTGCTCTCTGCGAGGTGCAGAGGTGGAGGCAGGCCAGCCACCCACACCACAGTAGTCTCAGCATCCTGGGAATTGTAGTTTTGCAG GTGTTGAAGAACCCGATAGTGTTCATGGTGATAGTGGGAATCATCTCCCATTTTGTCCTGGGAGAACAGATCCCCGCCGTGCTGTCTGAGTTTATAGACGGCCTGGCCAACTCTTTTGGAGGAGCAGCGTTGTTTTACCTCGGACTCACTATG GTCGGCCAGCTCAGAAAACTAACCAGAGACACTGGAGTTGCCCTCATTCTCCTCATCACAGCCAAACT CCTGGTGATGCCATTGGTCTGCAAAGACATGGTGGACATTCTGGACGTCGGGGTGAACAGCACAAGCCCGAACCACACTAGTTTGTCCAACTTTGCTTTTCTCTACGGAGTCTTCCCGACCGCGCCAAGCGTAGCCATCTATGCTGGTCATTATAACATGGAGCTGGAGGTG GTGACATCAGGGATGGTAATCAGCACGTTCTTGTCGGCACCAATCATGTACGTGTCCGCCTGGTTGTTGACAATCCCCTTAATGGACCCGACCCCCCTCGTGGCAGAGCTGGAGAACGTCAGCTTCAACATCAGCATCGTCAGCCTTATAGGACTG GTGTGGACTATCGCTGTGATGTTGCTTAGCAGGAAATTTAACCAACTCCCTCATCTATTTGCATTAAACCTTTTCCTGGCTCAG TTTTTAGTGTGCGTTAGTATGATCCTGTGGAACTTCCTGGTGAAACAAGAAGATAACCTTCTCAGTAAAATTATCACATTCACTCTGTTGTACGGGTCTCTGTACAGCACATACATCTGGACAG GTTTAATCCCTCTCTGTCTGGCTCTGACTAGCAGAGATGATCTGCTCAGACTCAGACCAGGAGTCTTTATGGCTTTGGGCTGGGG gGTTCCCTTCCTGATGGTTGGAGTTCTTCTGATTTCAGGGGAAAGGACGGAAAACATTGACTCTGCTTTCTTCTATGGCAGAGCTCAG ATAATCAGCTCTGCTGGGGTCCTCGCTGTAAGCCTGGCCCTCGGGGCCATTTCTCTGATGGGTCTGAGCCAGGGAGACCGGGAGCAGATTGGCTACGAAGCTCTGAGCCAAGCTGCTGTCACCAGCATCAATGATGAACTGAGGGCCCCTGGTGGCCTGGAGGATCAACAACAACCGCAGCAACAGACAGACATGACAAATTCCCCCACTTGCAGCATCAACTCAG CAGATTTCCACATTTCTCCTCTCCAGGCCATACCTGACATGATAGCGAGCACTCAGAGGGAGCACCCAAACAGCACAG GCCACAGTGGGGCGCTGTGTGACAGGCAGCAGCCCTGTTCGTCGGCCTCGGAGCAGCCACTGGATCTGCCGCCACCAGGCCTTCAGAGCACTGATGATAAACAGACTGTGAGACACGTTTTGCTCTGTCTGCTGCTCAGCGTCAGCCTGCTGGCG AATCTGTCCAGCTGTCTTTGGTGGTTGTTCAACAAGGATCCAGGCCGACTTTACCTGGAACTGCAGTTTTTCTGTGCTGTAGCCAACTATGGGCAG GGTTTCCTTTCGTTCGGAATATTTGGTCTGGACAGACACCTGATCATTGTGCCGTTCAAGAAGAG GTTTCTCGGCCTGTGGCACGGCAGGGACGGAGAGGATCTGAGTCCGTCTGCCGTCCCTGAGGAGGTCCGACTCACCTGTACCCAGTTTGTCCGCTACCACAAAGACCAGTGCGTGCAAGACATAGTACACACTCGCAG TGGCTCAGGGGAGAGTGTGAACGCTTTGGCAGGTGAATCCTTCCTCTGA
- the gpr155b gene encoding integral membrane protein GPR155 isoform X4, with product METPNSYVFIHGKNISHSTLGGSAAGPHMSIDKLFPALLECFGIILCGYIAGRADIITEGQAKGLGNFVSKFALPALLFKNMVLLDFGDVIWAFLWSVLVAKVTVFVLVCVLTLMVANPDSRYSKAGLYAIFATQSNDFALGYPIVDALYRSTYPEYLQYIYLVAPVSLMLLNPIGLALCEVQRWRQASHPHHSSLSILGIVVLQVLKNPIVFMVIVGIISHFVLGEQIPAVLSEFIDGLANSFGGAALFYLGLTMVGQLRKLTRDTGVALILLITAKLLVMPLVCKDMVDILDVGVNSTSPNHTSLSNFAFLYGVFPTAPSVAIYAGHYNMELEVVTSGMVISTFLSAPIMYVSAWLLTIPLMDPTPLVAELENVSFNISIVSLIGLVWTIAVMLLSRKFNQLPHLFALNLFLAQFLVCVSMILWNFLVKQEDNLLSKIITFTLLYGSLYSTYIWTGLIPLCLALTSRDDLLRLRPGVFMALGWGVPFLMVGVLLISGERTENIDSAFFYGRAQIISSAGVLAVSLALGAISLMGLSQGDREQIGYEALSQAAVTSINDELRAPGGLEDQQQPQQQTDMTNSPTCSINSDFHISPLQAIPDMIASTQREHPNSTGHSGALCDRQQPCSSASEQPLDLPPPGLQSTDDKQTVRHVLLCLLLSVSLLANLSSCLWWLFNKDPGRLYLELQFFCAVANYGQGFLSFGIFGLDRHLIIVPFKKRFLGLWHGRDGEDLSPSAVPEEVRLTCTQFVRYHKDQCVQDIVHTRSGSGESVNALAGESFL from the exons ATGGAGACTCCCAACAGCTATGTGTTCATCCACGGGAAGAACATCTCCCACAGCACCCTGGGAGGCTCCGCTGCGGGGCCCCACATGTCCATCGACAAGCTGTTCCCGGCTCTTCTCGAGTGCTTCGGCATCATACTGTGTGGTTACATCGCTGGACG GGCTGACATAATCACAGAGGGCCAGGCAAAGGGTTTGGGGAACTTTGTCTCTAAATTTGCCCTCCCAGCTTTGCTCTTTAAAAACATGGTGCTGCTGGACTTTGGAGACGTAATTTGGGCCTTTCTTTGGAGCGTCCTGGTGGCCAAG GTTACGGTGTTTGTGCTGGTGTGTGTGCTGACGCTGATGGTGGCCAATCCAGACAGTCGATACAGCAAGGCTGGACTGTATGCCATCTTTGCTACTCAGAGTAACGACTTTGCCTTGGGATACCCAATAG TCGACGCTTTGTATCGAAGCACGTATCCAGAATACCTCCAGTACATCTACCTGGTTGCCCCTGTTTCCCTCATGCTCCTCAATCCAATCGGCCTTGCTCTCTGCGAGGTGCAGAGGTGGAGGCAGGCCAGCCACCCACACCACAGTAGTCTCAGCATCCTGGGAATTGTAGTTTTGCAG GTGTTGAAGAACCCGATAGTGTTCATGGTGATAGTGGGAATCATCTCCCATTTTGTCCTGGGAGAACAGATCCCCGCCGTGCTGTCTGAGTTTATAGACGGCCTGGCCAACTCTTTTGGAGGAGCAGCGTTGTTTTACCTCGGACTCACTATG GTCGGCCAGCTCAGAAAACTAACCAGAGACACTGGAGTTGCCCTCATTCTCCTCATCACAGCCAAACT CCTGGTGATGCCATTGGTCTGCAAAGACATGGTGGACATTCTGGACGTCGGGGTGAACAGCACAAGCCCGAACCACACTAGTTTGTCCAACTTTGCTTTTCTCTACGGAGTCTTCCCGACCGCGCCAAGCGTAGCCATCTATGCTGGTCATTATAACATGGAGCTGGAGGTG GTGACATCAGGGATGGTAATCAGCACGTTCTTGTCGGCACCAATCATGTACGTGTCCGCCTGGTTGTTGACAATCCCCTTAATGGACCCGACCCCCCTCGTGGCAGAGCTGGAGAACGTCAGCTTCAACATCAGCATCGTCAGCCTTATAGGACTG GTGTGGACTATCGCTGTGATGTTGCTTAGCAGGAAATTTAACCAACTCCCTCATCTATTTGCATTAAACCTTTTCCTGGCTCAG TTTTTAGTGTGCGTTAGTATGATCCTGTGGAACTTCCTGGTGAAACAAGAAGATAACCTTCTCAGTAAAATTATCACATTCACTCTGTTGTACGGGTCTCTGTACAGCACATACATCTGGACAG GTTTAATCCCTCTCTGTCTGGCTCTGACTAGCAGAGATGATCTGCTCAGACTCAGACCAGGAGTCTTTATGGCTTTGGGCTGGGG gGTTCCCTTCCTGATGGTTGGAGTTCTTCTGATTTCAGGGGAAAGGACGGAAAACATTGACTCTGCTTTCTTCTATGGCAGAGCTCAG ATAATCAGCTCTGCTGGGGTCCTCGCTGTAAGCCTGGCCCTCGGGGCCATTTCTCTGATGGGTCTGAGCCAGGGAGACCGGGAGCAGATTGGCTACGAAGCTCTGAGCCAAGCTGCTGTCACCAGCATCAATGATGAACTGAGGGCCCCTGGTGGCCTGGAGGATCAACAACAACCGCAGCAACAGACAGACATGACAAATTCCCCCACTTGCAGCATCAACTCAG ATTTCCACATTTCTCCTCTCCAGGCCATACCTGACATGATAGCGAGCACTCAGAGGGAGCACCCAAACAGCACAG GCCACAGTGGGGCGCTGTGTGACAGGCAGCAGCCCTGTTCGTCGGCCTCGGAGCAGCCACTGGATCTGCCGCCACCAGGCCTTCAGAGCACTGATGATAAACAGACTGTGAGACACGTTTTGCTCTGTCTGCTGCTCAGCGTCAGCCTGCTGGCG AATCTGTCCAGCTGTCTTTGGTGGTTGTTCAACAAGGATCCAGGCCGACTTTACCTGGAACTGCAGTTTTTCTGTGCTGTAGCCAACTATGGGCAG GGTTTCCTTTCGTTCGGAATATTTGGTCTGGACAGACACCTGATCATTGTGCCGTTCAAGAAGAG GTTTCTCGGCCTGTGGCACGGCAGGGACGGAGAGGATCTGAGTCCGTCTGCCGTCCCTGAGGAGGTCCGACTCACCTGTACCCAGTTTGTCCGCTACCACAAAGACCAGTGCGTGCAAGACATAGTACACACTCGCAG TGGCTCAGGGGAGAGTGTGAACGCTTTGGCAGGTGAATCCTTCCTCTGA